GGTGGTAAGTATTCTTGACCGTTGTTTGGATGTAACTCCACAATAATTTTTATTTCGTTCTTGTTATCTTTCTCGTGACCGATCTTAACAACTATCCCTACTGAAGTACTATTAGCTTGTATCCCGAAATCAATCAGCTTAGCCCTTTCTACAATGCTGCTACATCCTTCTTTAGTGCTTCTAAACTGCAAAGCTGGTTCATTCTGTAAAAGAGATTCAATGGGTTGCCAAGCTGCTTCAAAAGAGTTCTCCAACCATTTTTGTAAATTCACAAAGTTTTGATTGGATGGTTTGGCTTTTTGTAGTTTTGTACATTCTTCTAGATATTCTAGTAAGTTTTCTAGAGGTTGTAATTGATTGATAGGTAAGTCACTCATTGATGCCTTTTTAACAAACCCTAATAACTTGGCTTCTTGTAATGTTTTGCTTATTTGCACGGCTACATAGCCAATCCGGTCTGATGTAACTTCTGGCGGTATGTAGACAGTCTGTGAATTTTCTAACACGGGACGGCATTCTAATTTACCCAAATTCTTAATGCATAAATCGGCTACATCCATAAGAGTTTGGTTGAAGGGATTCCAACTGTCACTAGCTTCTAGTTCCGTTTCAAATCCCATACATTCTAGGTAAAAATTCACGAAGGATACACACAAGATATTCAGCAATACCTGCTGACCTTTTTCGGGTGTAGCTTGCTGTTTTGACCATTTTTCAGCCAATCTCCGAGAGACTGGAGATATCAGACCAGTAAATGTTGAAAGAGTTGTCATATGACTCAAGTTTTTTGTTTATGATACATATCGTTCGCACAATTCTTTGAATTCATGGCGAAACTTATCTAAACTCCTTTGATAAAAGTTACTTAATGTTGGAATGGGAATGCCGAATTCTTCTGAAATGTCTTTCCAAGATAGACCAGACCATTTTTTGATCGCTATTTCTTGAAAATTCACCTTGGGATAACTTTTGATCCGGGTTTGTCGAAAAACTCCTTGTGGATCTTTTTCTATATACCGTCTGATTTTCAAGAAATCAGATATATAATCCTGTTCGTTGTCTTTTGGTGCCAAATCTTCTAGGTTTTCTAGAAAAGATGCTTCTACCTTTATTTCGTTGGCTTTACCAACGACTTTGGAAACAGCTTCTTTAAAAAAACGCTTACTGAGTAACATATTGACCCAGGTTGTAAATTCAGCACGTTCGGGATCGTATTTGTCTATATTTTTACAGATGTATAAGAATAGGTCTTGTACTGCCTCCTCATATATATGTTGATAGACTTGAGAAAATCTCCCTTGGTATGGGGAGCAAAGTTTACGCGATCGATAAAGACCCTCGATAAGCTTTGATAACGCTATTCGTCTAGCCGTTGAACCCAGGGGGTGTTGTTGGGCTTTTAAAGCTAGTTCTTTCAGTTGGGACTCCTTCATATAGAAAGAAACTCCTATAAAAGTTTTCAGAAGATAAGCACGGCTTTTATCCAAATCAGCTTATAAAATTTATAAAACTTTACAAGAAGCTGTTTGAGGGTTTTAAGGAGGGATTTTGGACAAGGAGTTGGAAGAGGGGGTTTTTAAGAAGCCAAATCTTCACCAGACGTGCTTCTCAATTGCGTAGTTGTTGTAACACGGCTTTCATTTATCTTATTGGGAGCAAGCCTCGCGGTCTATGCACAAAGGTGTATTGTCAGATATCAAAATTGGTGTTTAAGCCAGCACAATCGGTTAGTGTGCTATTTAACAATTGTCTTTATTGTTGATAGTAACGGATCTCGAACCGATAACCTTGTTGAAATTCGGTTTTACAGTTTCCCAAATACACACAACGTTATCAGGAACAAAATCCATGTATAGGAATTCATAATGTTGGGCGCTAGGAATGCCAGTTACTTCTCTATGTCATAGTTTATTCTACAGCGACAGTGATGCGAATCACTTGCGGTGGAAGCTTCGCGCCATTACATTCCTCAGTGATTGCTTGCAGACTTCAATAATTATAAAGTTTTGTAACAAAACTGTGGTCATTTGGATAAGTGGGATTGCGAGCACCAGAGTCGTAAGTAGAGCAAGGCAATTATTAAAACAATGAGCCTTGAGGTTCATGGTTAATCTCAAATAAAATATTTATACGGCAGAAGTTTATGGGATCGTACTACTTTTTCAAACGTCACTGTTTTAGAAATTCGTCCGGGGAAAGTTATAAACGTCAAGGTCTAGCAAAAGACTTAATAGGCTTTGATATCAATGTTTTAGCTTGCTCGAAAAGATTGAAAAATAACTACAAGTTTAACTTGACAAAGTTAATTTAGGTAAGACACGAGTGATAACCGCACCGCGTGTCTCCAAATACCAAAATAATCAATTTCTAGTGTATACGGAGAAATAAATGACTAGCATGCCCATCGATAATGACGATCCATCAGGTCAGGAGGGTGCTTTAGATCAACAAGCACCAACCCAGAACCAACATAGTATACCTACATTCAGTAATTGGTTGGAAGTTATATCTTTTCTCTTAAGAAGCAAACATGGCTTACTCCTTACAGGACTCTTGATTATTGTTGTGGGGACAGTGATGTCACTCACTCTTTATTTCATGCGTCCTGAGCAAATTGAAGTGACAACAAAAGCAGGTACTTTTACTCTAAAAAGAGGGAACAAACAGGATGCAATTATTCTACTCAGTCCTGTTGGAGGAGATGAAAATACTCCTTGGGTTAGCACAGGAATTCAAGTCAAATCTAAAGATAAAGTCAAGATCACAGCAAGCGGACGCGTGCATACCTCGTTAAACAAGCTTATTGAGGCAGTACAAACAGATGCTCCGAATTCAGGTTGGGTTGGCCCCATAGGAAGTATGCGTCAACATGAGCGTCCGAAAGATCGTAGTAAAGATAAACTATTGTCAGATAAAAACGATGCTTACTATGGATATGGAATGTTGTTAGCAGCAGTCAGGGACTCGAAAAACGGGCAAGTAAAACCAGAGGATATAGTACCTGTCAAAGACGGTCATAATTTTGAGGTGAAAACGGATGGTGAACTAGTTCTTACAGTAAATGACATTTGGTTATCGCCTGAAAGTCAGGACACGTATGCTCCACCGCTCAAAAGTGGGATTGGGGTTGATGATGAAAATTTTAGATACTACTTGGAAAAAGCTCAAAATCAAGCCATCTTAAATGGGGAAGATTCTAATTCTTGGTCAGAAAAGAAACGGCTTGAAAAGGTTAAGGAGCAATACACGAGAAGATTAAAAAATTGGAGCAAAATCTCCAGAAATAAAAACTGGAATGCCTGGTATGAAGACAATATTGGTGCTTTTACGGTTTCCGTGACTGTTAGTAAATAATTCTAACTTCTCTACACACCTAAGAAACACATCCTAAAATTTATATATTTATTCAACATCACGCTTTCGCCTAAAGCAGTGTTGAAGTAAGGCTTTTAGAAAAATTTGCGATCGCAAACAATAAACCAAGACCTTTAACAAATTTATATGTAAACTTTTGTAAATTATTCAAAATAATTCAGATAAAAGCTTTGTTGACAGTCCGATAACCTTTTGTAGGAGAACGATCTATATGAATGAGCAACAGCTTAAAGAGTTAGCTTTAAAAGCCCAACAGTATTCCTTAGGTACAAAGGCTAGACGAATAGCTCTATCAAAGCTCGTTGATGGTATTTACCGTTCGAGCAAACTTTGCCACCCATATAAGGGTCAGTTTCCTGAATACGAATATATTTATGAGGAGGCTGTACAAGACCTATTTTTGTATCTTTGTAAAAATATTGACCAATACGATTCCCAATATGGTGAATTTATAACTTGGGTGAATATGTTATTAAGTCAACGTTTTTTTCTAGAAGCTGTTTCCAAAATAGTTAGTAAATCTAACTAAATAAACTCAAGAATTTATGTGAGTTAAAAGCTTAACATTGGTGCATGGAATTTATGATTTCGATAGAAACCCTCTCTACATTTACTAGTTTTATATCTCCAGTTTCCCGTAGACTGGCTGAAAAATGGTCACAACAACAAGCTAAACCTGAAAAAAAACAGCAAGTTTTACTCAATATCTTATCTATATCCTTCGTAAATTTTTATCTAGAATGTATGGGATTTGAGACGGATATAGAAGCTAGTGATAGTTGGAATTCAGTACAGCAAACTCTTATGAATGTGGCAGATTTACAGATTGAAGGTTTAGGTAAATTAGAATGTCGCCCTGTTTTAGAAAATGCACACTTTGTCTACGTACCACCAGAAGTTCACTCAAATAGAATTGGCTATGTTGCTGTACAAATAAGTAAAAATTTACGCGAAGCTAAGTTATTAGGATTTGTCCAAGAAATAACAGTGAACTATCTACCTATTAGTCAATTACAGCCTCTAGAAAATTTATTTTCTCATTTAGAGGAATGCGCGGAATTTAAAAAAAACAGAACTATCCAGTAAAGCTTTTATGAATTTCTAAGTATGGATAAAAAATAGTTTTGAGAAGAATGTAAGCTAATTGAACACGAGTCTAAAAACATTTTACATTAGACATAGGAGTTAAAAAAGAATGTAGAGAATAAAAAACTTTCTGCCACTTCTGTTACCCGACAAGTTTTTGTAAAGCAACCTCAAATCAATCTTAATTATTTTTGGAGAGATAAATGAAAACTTACAAAATAATGACTCTAGGAGCATCAGGTGCAGGAAAAACTGTATTCTTGGCAAGTATGTTTAAGGAGCTATCAATCCCAGGAAAGCATGGTTTTTACCTTGAGGTTGAGGCAAAGCAAAATGAAAAACTGCTCGATTACATCTATACCAAGATAGTTACTGGAGATGACTGGCCGCAGGGAACACGATTCGGAGAGGTATCTGAGTGGACTTTTACCTGCCGCGTCCAGACACCTAATCTTAATAATTATTCTGCCTGCAAATTTACCTACTTTGACTATGCTGGAGGACGCCTTACTGATGTGGAAGAAGACGAAGAACTTGAAGCACTAATCAAGCAAACTGACGTAATTTTGTGTATTTTAGATGGTCAAAAACTTTATTCATTGATGAAAGATAATAACCAGACAAATACAGAAATTTTTCTGAAAAAAGATTTGCCCAGCCTTCTGAAATGGATGCATAGTTGTAGAGTACCCATTCATTTTGTAATTAGTAAATGGGATTTAATTGAACAGGAATTTTCACTAGAACAAGTGCGTGAGCATCTCCTGGCAATACCTGAGTTTAAAAAATTCATCCGAAACCGTAAAGATCGAGGTTCTCTAGTTAGACTCATTCCAGTAAGTTCTGTCGGTTCAAATTTTGCAACTCCTCAAGCCGATGGGAGTATGAAAAAAACTGGTGAAAGACCATGCCCTTTTTTGCTTGAAGTACCTATAGCTTGTATTGTACCAGATTTATTTAAAGCTGAGTTTAGTGAACTCATAAATCAACAAAACAAATTAGAAAGACGAAATATTTTGTCTAATATAGCAAGATGGATAAAGCCCATGCTGAATATAGGATTTGTCATTCTAGGATTTGCAGATTTAGGTCTAGTTATGTATGTATTAGAACTTTTGTTAGGGTCAATGGGTTTTGGAGGTCAAGAGCAAGAAGAAGCTACTGCTAAAAGGTCAGAAGACCTGCGGCAAAAACGAGATGCCTCCATCAAACAAGTTAAAAACGAACAGACAGCTTTGCAACATTCGCTTAATAGCTTCTTATGTATTCAAAATAAGTTTGGTATAGACTTTCCTAAGTCTGACTTTAGACTGTCGTAGTGAACTATCAAAATCTCAAAGGTGACAAGTTATGCTCAAAAACTACAAAATTATTACTTTGGGTTCCTCAGGCGCAGGTAAAACCGTATTTTTAGCAAGTATGTTCAAGCAACTATCAACACCAGGAGATTTAGGATTCTTTTTAGAGGTTGAAGATAGTCAAAAAGAGAAGCTTTTGACTAATATCTACTGGGAATTAGCTAGCGGAGAAACATGGCCTAGAGGAACAAGGGGCGAAATAGCTAAGTGGACTTTCACTTGCTGCGTAAATGCTCCGAACTTATCTAAGTACCCAGTATGCCAATTTACCTATATTGACTATGCAGGTGGTTTACTCACAGATTTAGCAGCAGAGGAAGAAGAAGACAATAGTTTTGACTTTCACAAAGAAGTACCCAATGCAGATGCAGTTTTGGTCATTTTAGATGGCGTAAAGATACTTTCCTTCATGCAGGCTACAGACCTTAACCAAGGAGATGTTGGAGCGTTACTACAAAAAGATTTACCCATAATTATGCGCCAGCTAAATGGCTGTAAAAGGGATACTCCAGTTCACTTCATTATTAGTAAATGGGATTTAGTAGAAAGTAATTACTCGCTATTAGCAGTGCGAAACCGTCTACTAGAAAAAGTGCCTGAATTTCAGCGTATAGTTAGCAATAGAAAAGAAGCAGGTTGTCCAATTCGCTTGATTCCTGTAAGTTCTATAGGTATGCATTTTGCCACCCTACAACCTGATGGGCGAATGCAAAAAAACCCTGGCGTAATTCCAAGTCCTTTTCATGTAGAAGTGCCGCTAGCCTGTGTTTTGGTAGATGGAATGCAAAGCCATTTTGACAGCGAGATTAGTGAGTTAAAAGGAGAACAAGGTAAAATTCGTCAAAAGCCTACTCAAGTTAAACCAGATGTTAATATTTTAGACAAAATGAATCAGGTTGTGGCGAAGACAGTGCCCTTCTCTGCTACAGTAATCCGCCAAATTTTACCTGACAAACAAAAAATCAATAATAATACCTTACAAAAAGTTATTGATCTGACTGAAAAGACGGTACATTACGTTGAAAGAAATGCCCAAAGAAAACGAGAAGAAATTGCTAAAAAAGAAGACGAAGCTGCTAAAGAAACAGAAAGGCTGCGTCGTTTGCAAAAAGAGTCTTTGAAAAAAGTGGAAAACGAGGAAACTGCCCTCAGTTATGCAGTTGAGGTTTTTAAAGGTATTCAGGAAAAACTTGTTAAAGACTTTCCCGCATCAGATTTAAGAGGAGCAGGAGTATGAGTATTAAAGTTTGGCCTTTTCTAGTAAGTCGCAATCGAGTTATTGATTACAGAACCGTAGTCGCTCCTGATTTTATCTGTGATGCTGGGATAACTAAGTTACTGGCTAGAGTAGCAGATGGGGATTTAACTGAGCCAGGACACGCCATTCTTCGGAAAGTTCAAGGGTCAAAAGTAGGAAACTTTACTATTGTTTTTCGAGTTGTGAAAGCGATAGAAAAAGATATTCATCCTGAAGGTGGAGAGGAGATACTTAAAGACACATTCGGTCGAGAAATTTATCTCATAGAAGGTATTGTTTTTAAGGAAATGGATGATCTTGCTGTAACTAATGAAAACATCGAAAAAGCTCATCAGTATCTAACTAAGTATTATTGCCGTTTTTGGGAGTGCAGCGATCCTCCATCAGTAATTTCATCACAATCTTTCTCACTGATACTCAATAGAACTGCCGATCTTTTGGCACTTACAGAATTTGAACCATTTCAAGTAGTTGCTAAGACTTCAACACAACGCAGTCAATCAGAAAAAGATAATATCACACCGACTGTAAAATATCAATTTGATTCGATTGCTATTATCGCTGCTGTAACTACAGCTTTGCTCCTTGCTATTTGGATCGTTATCAAAGTTAATTCAAGTCCAGGAATAAGCCAGCAACCAGAAAGAATAGAAAACATTGTTGCTGAGTACAAGCAGAAAGCTAAAAAACATCATCTATATGTATCGGTAAAAATTCCAGATGAACAGGCTAACGATACTTCCAATGTTCCTAAGCTTTACTGGATTATTGGACAGAAGGGGTGTGAATTTACGATCACTGAAGATGGTAAATCTCTTCATAAGATTGACGAGCGAAATATTACCAGTAAGCTCATTATTGGTACATCTGCCATAACTGAGGAAAAAGACATTCTCTGTGAAGATGTAAATACCTTCAAAAATTTGCGTGCAAAGTACCCCTATGCAGCGATATTTTTAAGTAAAGCTGGGGAATTGCCGATGAAAGATTATCCATATAATAATGGGATTGATAATAGCCAAGAAATTGATAATTTACATCATCTACTTTGTAACCAGCCTGCTATTCCCAAGATTACAGCAAGAATTATTCAGCCCAAACCAGCACCTGTATATCAAGTACCTGACTAACATTATAAAAGTGATATTTCTGCATCAAATTTATTTGATTTGGGTAGGGGTTGCGATCGCGTAAGCGCTAACGGCTATACTGCCGTATCACTTCGGCGCAAGCTGAAAGAGTGCTTATCGCCTTACCATTGGGACTGAAGCAGACAGCAAAGAGCATTGATCGCCTTTTCATCATGAGCGGCGGAAGTAATAACTTGTTGAGCATAGCCCCTGATGTAGCGATCGTAACGTTCGCGATACATTTTTGGATGATGCACTTACTAAAGCAGCCATACGAAGGAAAGTGCCAACTGGGACTCCTCTCACTATTCTTGATATGAAAATTGAGAAAAGTACAGAGAGGTGCGGAGAACGTTGGTACAGAGTTCGACTGGAGGATACAGATGATTGGATGTGTTCGGACTACCTCTCTAAGTAAATTTAACAGACATCTCCGAAAACTATCAAAGTTGTTTTATGGCTCCTCTGTTCCCGCCAGAAGATTACCTATAAAAACTACCAATATGCCAATAACGGTAAAATTCAAGAACGGTAATTTTGTACAAGGAAGGGATATACCAATAGTGAAGGTAATGTCATTATTCGGGATTTGCGCTCGCATCTTGGTTGTGTTTCTCATATCAGATTGTTCTTCATTAGCTTTAAAAAATTTTACTTTATGGGTATTGACTTAGATAAACTTCGGCAACAAGCAGCCATACGCTGGCAAGAATTCCAAAGCCAGACAAAGGAACGCTTAAACCAAGTCAACCAAGCTGGAGATCTCGCAGGTGAACTATGGGAAAAGCAGAAAGTATGGATTCTTTCAGGTTCAATAGCTATAGTACTGATATTTTATATAGGTCGTTGTCTTGATGCTCAAAAATATAATAATGCTGCTTTAGTTAAAGCATCCCAAGATTCACAAGGCTTACAAGACTTAGAGGAGTTACGTCAAAGTTTAGCAAAAGTTTATAGCGAAAATGACCCACTTGTTCGTGAGTATACATTACAAAAGGAAGCAGTAAAGTTAAAAAAAAATACCCACAACTACCGAGAGTTATTTAAAATTTATCGTAAAAATAAAGAGCTTCTCCCCCAATACCCAGTAGTTAAATGGTCAGTACTAGCATGGTATTCCTGGTTCTTTAAAGAAGTCACACCAGTAAAACAAAACGAATTAATAAAAAATGGTATTTTAATACTTATAGAAAAAGGTATTCTCATTGCTGGCTTTTGGTATGTTGGACGATGGCTTTGGGAAGCACCACAGCGAAAAAAGCAAGAGCAGTACCAAGCATGGCAGATAATACATTTAGCTAAAGGTGAAACGGTTAGCGGTGCAAGGAAACAAGCTCTCGAAGACCTCAATAGACAAAAAATATCTCTGGCAGCACTGTCAGCTGAACAAGTAGACTTAAAGGAGATTCATTTAGAGAAAGCTGACCTCAGCAATGCTAACCTCAGTGGTGCCGACCTCAGCAATGCTAACCTCGGTTGTGCCGACCTCAGCAATGCTAACCTCGGTGATGCCGACCTCAGCAATGCTAACCTCGGTGGTGCTGACCTCAGCAATGCTAACCTCAGTGGTGCTAAGCTCTGCAATGCCAACCTCAGTGGTGTTGATCTCAGTAATGCCAAGCTCTGCAATGCCAACCTCAGTGATGCCAACCTCAACAAAGCCAACCTCAGTCGTGCTGACCTCAGCAATGCCAATCTCAGTGGTGCCAAGCTTAGCACTGCCAAAAATCTCACAGAAGAGCAAGTTCAAACAGTTCGGAATTGGGAAAGGCATTAGGAATCATTTAAAAATAAGTTGCGTAACTTTTTAATTGGAGCCTTTAAATTAGCTTTGGAGCGACTAATCCAAGATTTCAATAAAGCCTATAAAAAGGGGAATTCTCATCTCCTTTGTGTTTGGAAATACAATGTACAGGCTTGGACTAAATAAAGATGGCTCAGTTTAAATAATTAGCTGTAGACAGTTCTCTAAACAGGGAACTATTAAAATCTGTCCACTTTATTACCAACGTTAAAATAAGGTAGATGCAATAAAAATAAAGACATAGAGCATTAAAAAGGTAGGTGCGGTCACATCTTCCTTTTTTACTTATATGGACTGATTTATTTATCAGTAACGGTTAAGTGAATAATTCTAGAAAGTAAAACCACCAGTGTAGAAAGCTGGTGGTTTTTCGTTATTAACTCAAATACTTACGGTACAGTTCTCTAAGGTGTAGACATATGCCCCTCAGTGTGTATGTTCAATCGGTTGATTGCCAGTACTAGAAAGAGTTACAAGCTTATTCTCACACCAATTGAC
This genomic interval from Scytonema hofmannii PCC 7110 contains the following:
- a CDS encoding DUF1822 family protein, producing MTTLSTFTGLISPVSRRLAEKWSKQQATPEKGQQVLLNILCVSFVNFYLECMGFETELEASDSWNPFNQTLMDVADLCIKNLGKLECRPVLENSQTVYIPPEVTSDRIGYVAVQISKTLQEAKLLGFVKKASMSDLPINQLQPLENLLEYLEECTKLQKAKPSNQNFVNLQKWLENSFEAAWQPIESLLQNEPALQFRSTKEGCSSIVERAKLIDFGIQANSTSVGIVVKIGHEKDNKNEIKIIVELHPNNGQEYLPPLLHVMILDEEETAIMEAKAKNDNRKIELQLSASLGDNFSVKITMGDVSVIENFVI
- a CDS encoding sigma factor; its protein translation is MKESQLKELALKAQQHPLGSTARRIALSKLIEGLYRSRKLCSPYQGRFSQVYQHIYEEAVQDLFLYICKNIDKYDPERAEFTTWVNMLLSKRFFKEAVSKVVGKANEIKVEASFLENLEDLAPKDNEQDYISDFLKIRRYIEKDPQGVFRQTRIKSYPKVNFQEIAIKKWSGLSWKDISEEFGIPIPTLSNFYQRSLDKFRHEFKELCERYVS
- a CDS encoding DUF1822 family protein, with product MEFMISIETLSTFTSFISPVSRRLAEKWSQQQAKPEKKQQVLLNILSISFVNFYLECMGFETDIEASDSWNSVQQTLMNVADLQIEGLGKLECRPVLENAHFVYVPPEVHSNRIGYVAVQISKNLREAKLLGFVQEITVNYLPISQLQPLENLFSHLEECAEFKKNRTIQ
- a CDS encoding pentapeptide repeat-containing protein; translated protein: MGIDLDKLRQQAAIRWQEFQSQTKERLNQVNQAGDLAGELWEKQKVWILSGSIAIVLIFYIGRCLDAQKYNNAALVKASQDSQGLQDLEELRQSLAKVYSENDPLVREYTLQKEAVKLKKNTHNYRELFKIYRKNKELLPQYPVVKWSVLAWYSWFFKEVTPVKQNELIKNGILILIEKGILIAGFWYVGRWLWEAPQRKKQEQYQAWQIIHLAKGETVSGARKQALEDLNRQKISLAALSAEQVDLKEIHLEKADLSNANLSGADLSNANLGCADLSNANLGDADLSNANLGGADLSNANLSGAKLCNANLSGVDLSNAKLCNANLSDANLNKANLSRADLSNANLSGAKLSTAKNLTEEQVQTVRNWERH